The genomic interval gaACCCGACTCTTATTAAGAACCCACTCAAATTTTTAATAAGGTATACTTTGTGTAGTCTAGTCTATATTCATCACAAGTTTTTCATAGTTTAGAACTTCAAAAGTCTCATTTCAATCCTGCATtgtatctatttataaaaaataaaagtgtttTAATTGTTGAGATCCTTTCTCTCTTGTGTTTTTTAATGCAATAAATTTCATGGACATTCATGCCTTTCATTGTTTATAGGTTTATTAGTTTAGAATTAGAAGCATGCTAATTATGAGAACCTTTAGAAATGGGACAGACTTCATGTAAGTATATCTGAATGTCTTATGATGACAATTAGGTTTTTTAGTACTTGATTAGAAATATGGAGAAGATCATAAATTTCGCAGTTTTGccattttatctatttttcacAAATGATTTAGTTGTATAATTATTTGTCTGCTATAATTCATGacatttaaaagaaatattagcAAAAGAAGTTCCAAATTATTACTGTTAAATTAGCTTCTCATACAAACTACCCTATTTCTAAGGAGGTTCATGAGGTTCATAGACAGccactacaaaaaaaatatctattgtGACACTTAAGTTTTAGTGATATCTCATCTTTTGTCATTATAAGTACTTTTAGCTACAAACAAAGTGTCACATATCTTATTTAATATCAATTCAtgataacttaaaaataaaaactcaaatattcacGTCCAAAATAATATTCAAGTCCACCCAAACAAGAACAATTCACCCTAAGTATATTATTTCTTTCCTATTTCGATATGAGAAGCTTTTTTCCCTATTCTTCTCAAATTTGCCTACTTCGATCTCGGGAAACTTTTCCCGATTTCTTATCATTTTCGATTCTGGGTCTGGTTTAATTTATTGAACTTTTATTGATTCTAGTTCCGATTTCTTCGTCATTTTCTAGATTTATGGttatgtgttttgttttctcTTATCCAAATTGCAAATCTGGATTTCTAGTTCAATGTTTCTGTGTTTTGTTTTCTGAAATTTTGCATTTTCAATTTACAGATTTGAATCTcttttttacattttctttGGTTTCAGATCTAATATTATAGTTACATCATATTGTTTTGCTTACTTTTATTGATTTTCGATCGCATCATTGTTTCTTCACCTTCTCGGAGAGATTTATTCTACGATGATGTGTGACTTCCTTTTGGGGTATTTGTCGTTCATTTCAGAAATTTTTCATTACTTCAATCACGATCGTAAAATCTAtcccatttgtatttcaggttgttCAACATTTTATaggtttttaattttagtttcttcAATTGCATCTTTCACCAATTATGTATGTTCATTTTTTAGGGATTCTTAATTTCTTATAATTTCTCTCAGAAAAACCAAAGCGCTCTCTTGACGTCAACCGAAGTAATGACTCTAAGAGTCGTCCCGTTCAGCCGCCACAAATCGTCGTTGTAAGATATACATAACTAGACGTGTTCATGATTATGAGTCATTAGCTAAGAAAGCTGATGGTTCTCAAGGTAGAAATCATGATTTGTCATTAAATTGGACTGTTTAGTTAGCATTAGCCAGAGATATGCTCAATTCTATtgtgtttttatcatttttgCTAATATTTTGTGTCCTCTTCAGGTAGTTAAGAGTTACTTGGCAGTTGGTAAAGATATTGCATTATCTAGAGGTATGGTGGTGCTCCATGAGTTTATTCTATGGAtgattattttatgattaaGGTTGTTGAATATACACACTGgccttttattttgataaaacatTCTTATCACTATGTTTAACGGTTTGGAATTTGATTGAGACTTTGTTTTGTAGTTTAAGGGGGTTTTAATCACTATGTTTGGTTACTGAAAATTCttgttcatattttattctttCGTACTTGTATTgattttttagttgaaattgTGGTTGCTCTGTATTTCCATTTCCACGCTTATTGCCTATGAACCACATACACTGCACACTGGCGGCTGACACGTTAACTACGATAAtagtttgagaaaatgaattaattgaatgtaattttcAGTGTCCGTGTTCGTGTTAGATACGGacaatttgagaaattgaattaattgaatgtaattaaagTGTTAGTGTCCGCGTTTGTGTTAGACACAAAAATTTGGACGTGTCTTCGATTAGAAGTACTGGTGTTACAAAACTTACTGCTGAgtcaatttgattttaataggTTAAATTTTTCTTAGATGTTGTTTCGTAGTTTAAGGGAATTTTGAATACTGTGTTTGGTCACTGAAAATACTTGTTGATATTCTGCTATTTTTTTTAcctgttttgatttttaagtcGACATTGTGGTTGTTTTTCTAACTGAAATTTAAgctaatttgattttaatggCTTAAAATTCGAAAGTTATGATGTTCTATGTAGTTTGAGGGAATATACGATTACTATATTTGGTTACTGCAAAGGCTCTATGATGATTTgctctctatttttattttattaagattttaTGATCGAGAATAGAAGGTAGCCATATTTAGGTGATAGATGGCATGATTAGCTTAGGTATAAGTATAACTGTTAGCATTAGCATTAGATTAAGCACAACCTTCTGTTGGTGTTATTATTGTCTTCCTTGGTTAATACCAATATTTTAAAACCGAACCTGCACTATCTGTAATTCGGTTATTTGAGTGATTTCATAATTTTGTTCTGGTTTGAGTGGTTTAAAGTTGTTGAAGTTGATTTGAACCGTAACTTGAAAGTCTCGCTAGTTTGATGTCCAGTTCGGTTTTTAAAACATTGCTTAATACAATTTGAGGTGATCCAAAAAAAAAGTTTGGTTCATTTGTTTACATAACATTATTCTTAACGTATGATGCTTTCACGCTTAAGAAGACACTCCTACCAAATACAAGTTCAGGGTCTTTGGAAGTTATTCTACTGTTGGTTTCTTTTTGCAGGACAATACCATTTGCCTGGAACCTCATTACAGCTGGTTACGTTGAACAAACTGTACATGGGGTATGATTTGTTGTTCTATTCAACTATGTTGCAATATTTCATTCATTGTGTTTCCTGAAATGCATCTGTTGCTTCAAGGAAAACTACTCAACTAACGATAATATGTGTTTTTATAGGTAGTTATCAGCATAATTTGTCTTCTATTCATTGGCAAGCTACTTGAACCAGTATGGGGTCCAAAGGAATTTCTAAAGTTCATCTTTATAGTTAACTTCTTTGTGCATTTTCATCACCACTATTACTTTATACTACATTACAAGACAGGAGATTTATCTGTAAGTGTTTGAAACCCATTATTACCATATGAGATTATATTTTCTGTTGCTTGTGCTGTTACCTATCTTATCTTCTTCCCGTTTAATAGATTACCCTTTTTCCCATATCTGGCACTGCACTTTCAAACTCCATTTTTCTATTTGAAGCTTAATACAGGACCATTTGAAGTTTGATTACTTGGTCTCTATTTGCTTCAACACTAGAAAACATTGTTGGTCAAGTATTTATGAAgctaaatttaaatattgaaaatttgaaacaagCCTTGGAGtaagttatataatatgttgTCTTTTAAAGTCATATTAGATGCTATGCATGCCATTTGCACAGTATTGttaatttatctttatatttttgcaATGCTCTAGTTATACACCACTTTCTGGATTTCATGGAGTTATATCTGGCTTCTTGGTTAGCATCAAACAAATTATACCAGATCAAGAGATTCCTTTCCTCAAGATAAAAATGAAGGTTTGATGCTCTCACTTTGTTCCTTAACTTGTAATTCATTGCTTAATTTACTTTACAACAACAATAGTTTTACGAGGCCCTAAATATGGTGCCACTTCTATTCTCTGTTTAGTGGCTACCATCAACCACTTTCTAGAATTTTTTTGggaatattttacaattttgaaCTTTATAGCAACATTATAACTTGATTATTTTCCCTGGATTATGTGCAAACAATCTTTGTAGGTTTTACTATGCCAGAGTGCTTTCCAGGAGATACTTAAGCAAATGATGAACAAGCAGTCATCTGATGATGCATGTGTTACTTCTGGAGAACTTTTGGAAGAGATTGTTGCCAAAGAAAGCGCAAGTCTCATGAAGGACTCACGAAGGAAAAGAGAGGACATAGGCAAAGGCTTAGTTCATGATCAATATCAACTAAGGGATGCAAAGACTGGAAAAGTGATGCAAAGGCTTAGAACTTGATCAATATCAACTAAGGTGTTGCTTCTTTTGTTATCTACCGATTTGAAAAGTTGGAAAAGTGATAttttgttgatcaaatattttgtttaggAAGATGATTAttgttctttatgaaattagatgtgaattcattttccaccaagaATTTGAATTCAGATTTACGAGTTGTAGGAGTCTAACTCCTTCTGCTAAACCTAATATGTCATTGTTAATAACGCAATTGTTATTACTTTGATTATATGATTAATAGAAGATTAAAAGGATTGCTATATATAATGTTCCCAACTTTGTACTATTCAATTGCCAATAAACAGGATGCAGAACTTATCACTTCTAATTGTAATGGAATGAAAACGAGAATGGCAATAAGTTCTCATATGTACACATGTAATTTGGGACATATCCAATACGTCAGCTTAGTGGTAAGAGTTTGATATTATAATGTAAAGATTAAGATAAGGTTCAAATCTTTTTTAGAATAGTTGTAAAATGGTTGTTAGTGTcactaaatattaataataatttttccttCTTTATATCTCTCGTAAAAACcaattttataaagttttaatttttcttagcaacgttcattttcttttttttttttaaagtatatatGCCAATTCTGcagaagtaaaaaaaattcactccaagaaaaattagaaaaacGAAGCTTCACAAAACCAAATCAGACTGAAATTTCTTCCATTAAAAAATCGAGTTTCTGGGCTACATTTCCTATGTTTATTAAATTCGAGCTATTTTGTACCTCTACATTTCCTATGGATAAATCTTTAAGAGC from Cicer arietinum cultivar CDC Frontier isolate Library 1 chromosome 5, Cicar.CDCFrontier_v2.0, whole genome shotgun sequence carries:
- the LOC101502868 gene encoding uncharacterized protein, translated to MKLNLNIENLKQALDYTPLSGFHGVISGFLVSIKQIIPDQEIPFLKIKMKVLLCQSAFQEILKQMMNKQSSDDACVTSGELLEEIVAKESASLMKDSRRKREDIGKGLVHDQYQLRDAKTGKVMQRLRT